One Chloroflexota bacterium genomic window, TCATGGGTGCAAATAACTCCCAGCTGTTCGATGGCCTTTCGCCTCAGGTCAGCGGGCAGTTTCATATCGGCAGCGATTTCGGACAGTTTTTTCAGTTCATCAGGTCTCTCTGACATTGGTGCACCTCTTAACTTAAGCAATATCGACCGAATATCGTGTAACTGATATAAAGTCTACTCTTTGCTGCACAATTTCTCAATAGGGTTTTTACAATTCCAGGTAATAAACAACCGGCAGTTTGGTTGTGGTAGAATGGAGAGGCAAATCACGCCGGAGGAATGGCCCTTTGCTCTACATACTGTACGGAGAAGACGATTTTTCCCGTCAACAAGTGCTGGATGAGATAAAAAGCACCATCGGTGATGAGACTGCTCTGGTCACCAATACCACCGTAATCGACGCGCCGCAGGCGACCATTGGCCAGCTCAGGGCCGTGGCTGAGGCGATGCCCTTTCTCGCCGAGAAACGACTGCTTATTATTCATGGTCTGCTGGAGCGCTTTGAATCCAGAGCCAGGTCGGGACGGCGTAAAAAGGCCGCCAGTACATCGAACCGGCAGAATGAGTACCAGCCGCTGGCCGACTATCTGGTTACCGTGCCTGACAGTACCGTGGTGGTGCTGGTGGATGGGAAGATAAGCAGTAAAAATCCTTTGTTCAGCGCGCTCTCAGCAAAAGCGAAGGTGAAGTCATTTCCGTTGCTGAAAAAAGAGCAATTAATTCAGTGGGTACAGAACCGTGTGGCGGGCAACGGTGGCAGCATATCACCGCAGGCGGTTACCATGTTAACAGATTATGTGGGCAGCAATCTCTGGATAATAGCCAGTGAGATTGACAAGCTGATACTATTTACCGGTGGCGGGCAGATTGAAGCCGATGATGTCAGGCGGGTGGTGAGTTACGTTCATGAGGCCAGTGTCTTTAATCTGGCCGATGCCATTCTTGAGTTCAGGGGAGGTATGGCGGAAAAGCTGGCGGAGCAGTTGCTGCAAAAGGGGGCATCTCCGGCATATCTTCTGGTTATGTTGACCAGGCAGGCACGACTCATTGTCCGGGTAAAAGAATTGAAAAATCAGCGCCGGGCAGAGGCAGAGATTATGGGTCGGCTGGAAATAGCTTCACCATTTATATTGCGACGAACCCTGGAGCAGGCAAGCCGGTATACACTGCCACGATTGAAGGAAGTATATCACAAGCTTCTGGAGACTGACCTGGCGATTAAAACGGGAAGATATGACGCGGAGCTTGCCATCAACATATTAATTGCCGAACTGTGCCAGCGGGCAGCGGTACGTGCAACGTAACCTTCGTTTGACAGCTACAACGTCTTACGCCTAAAATCAAATAATCGACCGTTCGTTCGGTTATTACGTGGAGATATCGATGACCAGCGATGAATTGAGAGATGCTTATTTGAATTTTTTCGTCGAGAAGGGGCATGCTATCATCCCCAGTGACTCCCTCATCCCGCACGGAGACCCCACCCTTCTCTTCACCAGCGCCGGCATGGTGCAATTCAAAGACTACTATTTGGGCAAAGCCATTCCGTCCAACCCCCGTCTTGCTTCGTGCCAGAAATGTTTTCGCATGACTGATATTGAGTCGGTCGGCGATGCCAGCCACCTCACCTTTTTCGAGATGCTGGGTAACTTCAGCATCGGCGACTACTTCAAGAAAGAGGCCATCGCCTGGGCCTGGGAGTTCGTTACCGAGTGGCTTAAGCTGCCCCCGGAACGACTCTGGGCGACCATCTACCTTGATGATGACGAGTCCTTCCAGTACTGGAAGGACGTTGGCGTGCCAGGGGAAAGAATCCTGAGATTCGGTGAGAAGGATAACTTCTGGGGTCCGGCGGGTGACACGGGGCCGTGCGGGCCGTGCAGTGAACTGCACTATGACTTCGGTGAGGAAGTTGGCTGCGGCAAACCTGACTGCAAGCCAAACTGCGAGTGCGATCGATTCTCCGAAATCTGGAACCTGGTCTTCACCCAGTACAATCAGGACGAAGGCGGGAACCGAACCCCGCTGCCCAAACCCAACATTGACACCGGCATGGGGCTGGAGAGAACGATTGCGGCCGTCACCGGCAAGACATCGGTTTACCAGACCGAGTTGTTTACCCCGCTCCTGGACCGTGTGGCGGCGTTGTGTGGGAAAAAGTACGGCGTCGATAAAGAAACCGACGTTGCCATGAGGGTGGTTGCCGAGCACGGACGCGGCATCACCTTCCTCATCGGCGATGGCGTTATCCCCAGCAACGAGGGGAGGGGGTATGTCCTGCGACGCCTGCTGCGCCGGGCAGCCCTCTTCGGCCGGAGATTGGGACTGGACAAGCCGTTCCTGACCGAAATAGCCAGAGCAACAATCGAGCATATGGGGTACATTTACCCGGAGATAAAACAGAGAGAAGAATTCATCATCAAGCTGATTGGGATTGAGGAAGCGAGGTTCAGCGGCACCCTCAATGCTGGTCTGGAATTGCTTGACGGCATACTGGGTGAACTTGCTGGCCGGGGAGAAAAGGAAATTTCGGGGAAACAGGCTTTCAAGCT contains:
- the holA gene encoding DNA polymerase III subunit delta, yielding MLYILYGEDDFSRQQVLDEIKSTIGDETALVTNTTVIDAPQATIGQLRAVAEAMPFLAEKRLLIIHGLLERFESRARSGRRKKAASTSNRQNEYQPLADYLVTVPDSTVVVLVDGKISSKNPLFSALSAKAKVKSFPLLKKEQLIQWVQNRVAGNGGSISPQAVTMLTDYVGSNLWIIASEIDKLILFTGGGQIEADDVRRVVSYVHEASVFNLADAILEFRGGMAEKLAEQLLQKGASPAYLLVMLTRQARLIVRVKELKNQRRAEAEIMGRLEIASPFILRRTLEQASRYTLPRLKEVYHKLLETDLAIKTGRYDAELAINILIAELCQRAAVRAT